Proteins from one Carassius gibelio isolate Cgi1373 ecotype wild population from Czech Republic chromosome A25, carGib1.2-hapl.c, whole genome shotgun sequence genomic window:
- the LOC127946938 gene encoding protein VAC14 homolog — protein sequence MNTEKDFSPLTPNIVRALNDKLYEKRKVAALEIEKLVREFVAQNNSAQIRHVIQILATEFALSQHPHSRKGGLIGLAACSIALGKDSGLYLKELIDPVLSCFNDSDSRLRYYACEALYNIVKVARGAVLPHFNVLFDGLSKLAADPDPNVKSGSELLDRLLKDIVTESNKFDLVAFVPLLRERIYSNNQYARQFIISWIHVLESVPDINLLDYLPEFLDGLFQILGDSSKEIRRICEVVLGEFLKEIKKNPSSVKFAEMANILVIHCQVSEDSKSTYDLIQLTSMTWMREFIQLAGRVVLPYSSGILTAVLPCLSYDDRKKSTKEAASACNHSLMKLVTPEDDEDDEESQTKSSPPSDGTPSKKEGDLNDSLNDSQESVGFSNISFFTPASSDRPAVTLDLDGIVQVLDRHLHDSSTGMMTRIAVLKWLYHLYIKTPRKMFKHTDSLFPMLLKTLSDESDEVILKDLEVLAEIASSPAGQTDTSGSCDHSDSKTELHIPGGVRDGQPVVVGSKVMDLSPSTPSMNSYFYKFMINLLKRFSSERKLLEMRGAFIIRQLCLLLHAENIFHSMADILLKEEDLKFASTMVQTLNTILLTSAELFQLRNQLKDLRTQESCALFCCLYRSWCHNPVATVSLCFLTQNYQHAYDLIQKFGDLEVTVDFLMEVDKLVQLIESPIFTYLRLQLLDVEHNPYLIKALYGLLMLLPQSQAFQLLSHRLSCVPNPELMRTVEDPKASVKDKRLAQPHIDYSELLQHFDRVQSKHLEVRHQRAGRSEHPDRKL from the exons ATGAACACAGAAaaggatttttctccattgaCCCCAAACATTGTGAGAGCTCTCAACGACAAACTGTACGAGAAGAGGAAGGTTGCAGCTCTTGAGATCGAAAA GCTTGTGCGGGAATTTGTAGCTCAGAACAACTCTGCACAGATCAGACATGTCATCCAGATACTGGCCACAGAGTTTGCGCTCTCCCAGCACCCTCACAGCCGAAAAGGAGGCCTCATTGGGTTGGCGGCGTGCTCCATTGCCCTGGGAAAA GATTCTGGATTGTACCTGAAAGAACTCATTGATCCAGTTCTTTCCTGTTTCAATGACTCTGACAGCCGTCTGCGCTACTACGCCTGTGAGGCCCTTTACAATATAGTGAAGGTTGCCAGGGGAGCAGTGCTGCCTCACTTCAATGTGCTGTTTGATGGGCTTAGCAAG CTTGCTGCAGATCCTGATCCAAACGTAAAGAGTGGATCTGAGCTCCTGGATCGGCTTCTTAAG GACATCGTAACCGAGAGCAACAAATTTGACCTAGTGGCCTTTGTCCCACTGTTGCGTGAGAGGATTTACTCAAACAACCAGTATGCGCGCCAGTTCATTATCTCCTGG ATCCATGTGTTGGAGTCGGTTCCTGATATCAACCTCCTGGATTATCTGCCAGAATTTCTGGACGGACTCTTTCAGATTCTCggagacagcagcaaagagatcAGGCGGAT ATGTGAGGTGGTTTTGGGGGAATTCCTGAAAGAAATTAAGAAGAATCCTTCCAGTGTCAAATTTGCGGAAATGGCCAACATCTTAGTCATCCACTGTCAAGTGTCTGAAGATTCAAAATCCA CTTACGATCTCATCCAGTTGACGTCGATGACATGGATGAGAGAATTCATTCAGCTTGCTGGAAGAGTGGTCCTGCCGTATTCCTCTGGCATTCTGACAGCAGTGCTGCCTTGCCTTTCCTATGATGACCGCAAAAAGA GTACTAAAGAGGCAGCCAGTGCATGTAATCATAGCCTGATGAAACTTGTGACtcctgaagatgatgaagatgatgaagaatcACAGACTAAATCTTCCCCTCCGAGCGATGGGACTCCATCTAAGAAAGAGGGTGATTTGAATg ATTCCCTGAATGATTCTCAGGAGTCAGTAGGCTTCAGCAACATCTCTTTCTTTACTCCAGCAAG TTCTGACAGGCCTGCGGTAACTCTGGATCTGGATGGCATAGTGCAAGTATTGGACAGACATTTACACGATTCATCCACCGGAATGATGACTCGCATCGCTGTCTTGAAGTGGCTGTACCATTTGTACATCAAGACCCCTCGCAAG ATGTTCAAGCACACAGATAGTTTGTTCCCCATGTTACTGAAGACACTATCCGATGAATCGGATGAA GtgattttaaaagacttggaGGTTTTGGCAGAAATTGCATCATCACCTGCTGGTCAGACGGACACGTCTGGGTCGTGCGACCACTCAGACAGCAAAACAGagctccatattccagggggggTCAGAGATGGGCAGCCAGTGGTGGTTG GTTCTAAGGTGATGGATTTATCTCCCTCCACTCCCAGCATGAACTCATACTTCTATAAATTCATGATTAATTTGCTCAAGCGCTTCAGTTCAGAGAGGAAGCTTCTAGAAATGAGAGGGGCCTTCATTATCAG GCAGCTGTGTCTCCTCCTGCATGCGGAGAACATATTTCACTCTATGGCAGACATCCTTCTCAAGGAGGAAGATCTGAAGTTCGCCTCCACCATGGTGCAGACTCTTAACACTATTCTGCTTACCTCGGCCGAGCTGTTCCAGCTGCGGAACCAGCTCAAGGACTTGCGCACACAG GAAAGCTGTGCTCTTTTCTGCTGCCTCTATCGCTCTTGGTGTCACAATCCTGTGGCCACTGTGTCGCTGTGCTTCCTGACACAGAACTATCAGCATGCATACGACCTCATCCAGAAATT TGGAGATCTGGAGGTAACAGTGGACTTCCTCATGGAGGTGGATAAACTTGTGCAGCTAATCGAGAGCCCCATCTTCACCT ACCTTCGCCTGCAGCTGCTGGATGTAGAGCATAACCCGTATCTCATCAAGGCTCTGTACGGCTTGCTGATGTTGCTTCCTCAGAGTCAGGCGTTCCAGCTGCTCTCGCATCGGCTCAGCTGTGTGCCAAACCCTGAACTCATGAGGACCGT GGAAGACCCAAAGGCATCCGTCAAAGACAAACGATTAGCCCAGCCACACATCGATTACAGTGAACTGCTCCAGCACTTCGACAGAGTCCAGAGCAAACACCTGGAAGTGAGGCATCAGAGGGCGGGACGCTCTGAGCATCCAGACAGGAAGTTGTGA
- the LOC127946939 gene encoding matrix metalloproteinase-15, with protein MSARRSRSHRSLRPVTMIFILLFVNIAETTAEEHAFNAESWLRMYGYLSQASRQMSTMQSAQILSSAIKDMQRFYGLEVTGHMDLVTLNAMKRPRCGVPDRFEESAEGGTRRKRYTLTGHKWDQDKLTYSIQNHSPKVGQEQTYEAIRKAFQVWEKVTPLMFEEVPYHEIKNGSEGPDIILLFASGYHGDMSLFDGEGGSLAHAFFPGPGMGGDTHFDIDEPWTLNQRESSGVDLFLVAVHELGHALGLEHSNNPSAIMAPFYQWMDTDSFSLTEDDINGIHQIYGPPETVTTRAHPTTTLFTTTAKPEPTTTVALPKTTRASLRPTKPWVPPVHPTRRSHRPKPTARSDQDAPDICEGNFDTVTLLRGEMFVFKGRWFWRVRRNRVLDNYPMPISFFWMGLPEDIDAAYERHDGKFVFFKGSKYWLFREADVEPGYPQDLFRYGQGMPNRVDTAVWWEPSGYTYFFRGDRYWRFSEESRAVDKDYPKPVSMWGSIPGSLKGAFLSDDGAYTYFYKDTKYWRFDNKRMKVDAGYPRSILNDFMGCRVHFDAETDVNPDHRSPETNDKNQDPDDPKNDDEEDTEDGNEDEKKEVDVILRAKETDEHIMTLILVTVPLVLVLCILGVIYIIITTLQRKETPKALVHCKRSLQQWV; from the exons ATGTCAGCCCGCAGGAGTAGATCGCATCGCTCGCTGAGACCTGTGACTATGATTTTCATCCTGCTGTTTGTCAACATTGCTGAAACGACTGCAGAAGAACACGCTTTTAACGCAGAG TCATGGCTGAGGATGTATGGCTACCTGTCCCAGGCTAGCAGACAAATGTCCACCATGCAATCAGCCCAAATTCTTTCTAGTGCCATTAAGGACATGCAGCGCTTCTATGGCCTGGAGGTGACCGGACATATGGACTTGGTCACGCTTAA tgccatGAAAAGACCTCGCTGTGGAGTTCCTGACCGTTTCGAGGAGTCAGCAGAGGGAGGTACTCGCCGCAAGCGGTACACACTTACTGGTCACAAGTGGGATCAGGACAAGCTGACTTACAG CATTCAGAACCACTCACCCAAAGTGGGCCAAGAGCAGACCTATGAGGCTATTCGCAAAGCCTTCCAGGTTTGGGAGAAAGTAACGCCTCTGATGTTCGAGGAGGTCCCATATCATGAGATAAAGAATGGCAGTGAGGGGCCTGACATAATACTACTGTTTGCCTCTGGATATCATGGCGATATGTCTCTCTTTGATGGGGAAGGAGGCTCTCTGGCACATGCCTTTTTCCCTGGTCCTGGAATGGGAGGAGACACACATTTCGATATAGATGAGCCATGGACCTTGAACCAACGGGAGAGCTCAG GCGTCGACTTGTTTCTGGTTGCAGTTCACGAGTTGGGTCATGCGTTGGGGTTGGAGCACTCCAACAACCCTTCTGCCATCATGGCGCCATTCTACCAGTGGATGGACACAGATAGCTTCTCACTGACTGAAGATGATATAAATGGCATTCACCAGATCTATG GACCTCCAGAGACTGTCACCACTCGGGCACATCCCACCACAACCCTGTTTACAACCACTGCCAAGCCGGAGCCAACCACTACAGTGGCCCTACCGAAAACAACCAGAGCCTCGCTGCGGCCCACCAAGCCCTGGGTGCCTCCAGTCCACCCAACCAGGAGGTCCCATAGACCGAAGCCCACAGCTCGCTCAGATCAGGATGCACCTGACATCTGCGAGGGGAACTTTGACACTGTGACCCTGCTTAGAGGGGAGATGTTTGTGTTCAAG GGTCGTTGGTTCTGGAGGGTTAGGAGGAATCGGGTGCTGGATAATTACCCAATGCCAATCTCCTTCTTCTGGATGGGGCTTCCAGAGGACATAGATGCTGCCTATGAACGGCATGATGGGAAATTTGTATTCTTTAAAG GAAGTAAATACTGGCTTTTCAGAGAAGCAGACGTGGAGCCCGGATACCCTCAGGACTTGTTTCGTTATGGTCAAGGCATGCCTAACAGAGTGGACACAGCAGTGTGGTGGGAACCATCTGGCTATACGTACTTCTTCAGAGGAGACAG ATATTGGCGGTTTAGTGAAGAATCCCGTGCCGTGGATAAAGATTACCCTAAGCCAGTGAGCATGTGGGGATCCATTCCCGGCTCCTTGAAAGGGGCCTTCCTCAGCGATGATGGAG CGTACACGTACTTCTACAAAGACACCAAATACTGGAGGTTCGATAACAAGCGAATGAAGGTCGACGCTGGATACCCAAGatccattttaaatgatttcatggGCTGCCGGGTGCACTTTGATGCAGAAACGGATGTAAATCCCGACCATCGATCACCTGAGACGAACGACAAGAATCAAGACCCTGACGACCCCAaaaatgatgatgaagaagatacTGAAGATGGAAATGAAGATGAGAAAAAGGAAGTAGATGTCATTCTAAGAGCGAAGGAGACTGATGAACACATCATGACCCTCATTTTAGTGACTGTGCCTCTGGTTCTGGTGCTGTGCATTCTGGGAGTCATATACATCATTATCACCACACTCCAAAGGAAAGAGACACCTAAAGCGTTAGTTCACTGCAAAAGGTCCCTGCAGCAGTGGGTCTGA